The region CCCAGGGTAGGACGACCTCGTGCTCCTCGCGTTCGAGCGCACGCTTGAGGTCGGCGAGGGATATCTTCTTCATATCCGCGCAGACCGCCTCCGGCTTCTCGTAAAAGACCCTGTCTGGGTAGAGCACCCGGAGACGGGAGACCATCTCCCGCTCGGTGAAGACAGACCAAGGCTCGTCCCCGGCACCGGCGGCGCCCCGGACCATACCGCCCGTGGACGCGATCAGGTCAGCCTGATCCTGGACCTCAGGCCGGCACTCGGGGTGGCAGACGACGATACCGCCCCTCCTCCGGGCCGCTTCGACGTCGGCGAGGGTAAACCCGGTGTGAACGTAACAGTGGCCGCCGGGCGGGACCGGGATGATTGTCTTCTCGGGAAGTTCCCGCTGGACGTATGACGCGAGGTTTGAGTCAGGCCCGAAGATGATGGTCTCGTTCGGGAGAGACGCAACGACCCGGACCGCGTTTGCGGACGTGCAGGTGACGTCGGCAAGCGCCTTGCTCTCCGCCGTGCTGTTGACGTAGACCACCACGGCCGCATCGGGATGCCGCCGTTTTGCCTCCCGGATCAGGTCCGGCGTCAGGTAGTCGGCGAGGGGGCACCCCGCATCCTGCACCGGAATGACCACCTTCCGCTCAGGATTGAGGATCTTTGCCGTCTCGGCCATAAATCGGACCCCACAGATGACGATGAGGTCTGCCTCGGCCTCTTTCGCCTTCACCGCGAGTTCCAGGCTATCCCCCACCACGTCGGCGAGCGCCTGGATCTCTAGGGGCTGGTAGTTATGCGCCATGACGATCGCATTCTTCTCGGCTTTGAGCGCACGAATCTCCTTTTCCATTGCTACGTACCCACCACCAGAGGGTTCTCGAGGTTCTTTAAGAGCGTCAGGATGGAGAGAGCCGCCATATAACTCGTCGCGGGGTTATCGGGGCTCGGGACGTTTCTGACCCGGACATAGATATCCCCGAAGTCGCCCTCGACGAATATCTCGTGAATATTCCTCTCTATCGCAGGGTCGACCCAGAGCTCCACGTCGGCGTCCCTGCCCGCAGCAAGTCCCAACGCTACTGCGACATTAATGTTCTTCGGGTATTGCTTTATACAATCGTGCGCCAGCCCCTTAAATATCTCCATCTTGGTCTCGGCGGTCATCCCGAGTGACGCAGGGGGCTTCGTCGTCCGTAGAAGGAGTTTCTTCGGCGGCGAGACCTGACCGATCTTGAGGTTATCGAGCCCGATGATGGCGCCGCTCGGGATACGGATCTTCTTTCCCATCCCTCGTGCGACCTCGATGAGGCTTTCGCGGAACTCTTCGTCTGCGAGCGCTCCCCCGGAGAGGACGACAAGATCCCTCCCCGACCGGAGGACCGCCTCCCCATAGAGTTTGACGGCGCCGACCGAGGCGGCTTCCACGACGATTGAGAAGTCTTCCTGCATGAAGGCGTCAAAGTCCGTGTATGGCCGGGCATGGCAGAGCGCCGCCAGTTCCTCCGCTCGCCCGGGAATGATATCAAAGACCGCAACAATCCGGATGCTCTCGGCGTGTGTGGCGATGATGTGTCCGACGTTGCCGCATCCCAGCAACCCTATTTTAATCATCGAATAAAGAAATTGTAATATTAGCGGTTAAGTATTGTGCTCCGCACGGAAACGGCCTGAAGATGGGGAAACCATTCCCCGGCCGATAAGGGGGTTCGGCACCGCCGGGCCAACCGCGCGCAAGGAGAGTCTTTACCATCACCATAGAAGATCTGCAGGGAAAACGGGTATACATCGAGAGTTACGGATGCACCTACAACCACGCCGACGCCCGGAGGCTGGAAGCGATACTGGAGGGGCTCGGCTGCACGCTGACCGGGCCGGACGAGGCGGACGCCGTGGTCATCAACACCTGCACGGTGATCGGTGCAACCGAGCGGAAGATGCTCCGACGTATGGCGGCGTTCGCCGATAGGGACCTCTACGTGACCGGGTGTATGCCGCTCGTCCAGATGGAGTTGATCCGCTCGGTCTGCACGCCGCACGTCATCCGCCCCGACGAGATTCATGAGCGCTACGGCGGCGTCGACAGCCGCGGTGCAGGAGCGATCGGTGTGGTGCAGGTGGCGAGCGGGTGCGTCGGCCGGTGCAGTTACTGCATCACCAGGCTTGCACGGGGGCGGCTCAAGAGCGCTCCCGCAGAAGAGGTCCTCGACGCCGTCCGGAGCCTTGTCGCGTCGGGGGCCTATGAGATCCAACTCACCGGGCAGGACGTCGCCGCCTGGGGGCTCGATCTGGGCGAATCCCTCCCCGGCCTCTTGCAGGAGATCGCGGAGATTCCCGGTCGGTTCGCCGTCCGGCTGGGGATGATGCACCCGGCCTCGGTGCTCGGGATCCTCGATGCGCTCATCGATGCTTACGCAAGCGATAAGGTCTTCCGGTTCCTCCACCTCCCCGTCCAGTCGGGCTCAGACGCCGTCCTCGAACGGATGCAACGCGGCTACCGCGCCGCCGACGTCGTCGGGATCGTCGATGCGTTCCGGGAGCGGTATCCGGATATGATGATCTCGTCCGATTTCATCACCGGGTTTCCCGGGGAGACCGACGAAGACTTCCGGCAGACGGTCGACCTCCTCTGGAGGGCGGCGTTTGTGAAGGTGAACATCACCCGCTACTCCCGGCGGCCCGGCACGCCCGCCGCGGCCTTAAAAAACCTCCCGGAAAGGGTGCGGACGGAGCGGTCGGGGGCGCTTCTTCGCCAGGCGAACCGGATCTACGACCGCTACAACGAACGGTGGATCGGGCGGGAGACGCCGGTCGTCGCAACCGAGAAGCACGCGCCCGGATCGACTGTCTGCCGGAATCCCTGTTACCTCAACGTCGTCGTCGAGGAGGACCTGCCGTTCGGGTTCTCCGGAAGGGCGGTGATCGTCGAGAACCGGCGGCACTACGTCGTCGGCGAACTCGTGCGCCAGGTTTAGCCACCCCGAAAACTTTTCTTCCAAGGGCGGTACACCCTCTTACCATGCAGGAGATCACCGGGCACGAGCTCTCCCCGAAAAAGGCCGAATACCTCAAATACATCTATACCCAGGGGAGCGTCGTGAAGACGACCGACGTTGCCGCCCATTTCTCGGTCGCGCCCTCGACGGCGACAAAGGCGCTTGCAGAGATCGCAAAGGCGGGATACATCGAGCATACGCCCTACCACGGGGTAAGACTCACGCCGCTCGGCACCGAATACGCCCGGTTCCTCTTCCGGCGCCACAGGATTGTCGCCTTGGTGCTCAGCCGTTACGGCCTCGAACCCGCCGAGGCGTGCAGAGAGGCGAAGAAGATCGAACAGTGCGTCTCTAAAGACCTCACAAACAGGATATGCACGTCGCTCGGGCACCCGATGATGAGCGTCTGCGGCGAGATCGAACACGATCACTGTTGCTGTTGCCCCCCGAAAAATCAGAATGAGTGACGGCAAACGTTTTTATCTCCGATCAAGGTAAATTTAGACCCACACTAAATTTGAGGTGGAGAACTATGGGGTCACAGAATAGAGGCAATATTACTCCCTGTTCCCGTGTTGCAGCCGTATTCGTAGTCCTCCTGCTGGCAGCAGCCACGGCGGGGTGCACCGGAGCCGACCGGCAGCAGCAGGACGGGAAGGTCGTTGTCGCGGTCACCATACCCCCCGAGCAGGAGTTCGTGGAGCGGGTGGGGGGCGATCGCGTCCGGGTGATCCTGCTGGTGCCGCCGGGGGCCGACCCGCACACCTACGAACCGCCGCCGGGAGTCCTTGCCGACGTCGCAGAGGCGGATCTTTATGCCGCGGTGGGGTCGGGGATAGAGTTCGAACTCGCATGGAAAGACAAGATCGCCGCCCTGAACCCAGATATGCTGGTCGTCGACTGCTCGCGCGGCGTCGACCTGATCTCGGCCGACGAGGGCGGCCACCGGGGGACCGATCCTCACATCTGGCTCTCTCCCCGGAACGCGAAGATCATGGTCGAGAACATCCGTCAGGGGCTCATTGAGGTCGACCAGGCGAACGCCGACGAATACCGCCGGAACGCCGACGCTTATCTGAAGGACCTCGATGCCTTGGATGCGGAGATCGCCGGTGCGCTTGCCACGTCCGGAGTGAAAAAGATCATGGTCTACCACGCGTCGTGGGCCTACCTTACCCGGGACTACGGTCTTGTCGAGATCCCGATCGAGAGCGAGGGGAAAGAGCCCTCCCCGCAGAGAATAGAAGACCTCATCACACAGGCGAAGGAAGAGCATATCAGGGTGATATTCGCGTCGCCCGAGCACTCCACCCGGAGCGCCGAGGTGATCGCGGACGAGATCGGCGGCAGCGTGGTGCAGGTAAGCCCGCTCGCGAAGGATTACCTCGCAAACATGCGCCACGTGGCCTCTGCGTTCGCAGGGAGCGGCAATCCATGAGCGCTCCCGTGCTCGAGGTCGACGATGTCTGGGTCAGGCTGCGCGGCCAGACCGTGCTCGAGGGCGTGAGCCTCGCCATCAACCCTGACGACTTCTACGCGATCATCGGGCCGAACGGCGGCGGGAAGACGACGCTCCTCCGGGTGATCCTCGGCCTCCTCACCCCCTGCCGCGGCGAGGTGCGGATTCTCGGCGGCACTGATGCGGCGATGCGAAAGAATCTCGGTTACGTCCCCCAATTCCGGACGTTCGACTTCCAGTATCCGATCACCGTGCGGGAGATGGTCCTCTCCGGCCGCCTCGGCCACATCATCCGCCGTCCGAGGCGCTACGATGCCGAGGACCACGCCCGCGCGGAGGAGGCGCTCGAGACGATGCGCATCGACGAACTCGCCGACCGGCAGATCCAGGATCTCTCGGGCGGGGAGCAGCAGAGGGCTATCATCGCTCGGGCGCTTGTCGGCGACCCGAAGGTGCTCCTCCTCGACGAACCGACGGTTTATGTGGACGCTCCGACGGAGGCGCAGTTCTACGGGATTCTGGACCGGCTCCGCGACCGGATGGCGATCGTCCTCGTGACCCACGATATCGGGGTGCTCCCCGATCACGTGACCCGGGTCGCCTGCCTGAACCGGCGCCTCTACACGCACGACTCAAACGAGATCACGCCCGATATGCTCGAAGCCGCGTATCACTGCCCGGTAGATCTGATCGCCCACGGGATTCCGCATCGGGTCTTCTCAGAACATTCCCGGGAGGAGTGAAGATGCTCGAAGTGTTTGGGTTTGAGTTCTTCAGGAACGCACTTCTCGCCGGGGTGCTCGCGAGCGTCGCCTGCGGCGTCATCGGCACCTATGTCGTGGTGCGGCGGATGGTCTCGGTCAGCGGCGGCATATCGCACGCGGCCTTCGGCGGGATCGGCCTCGGCTACTACCTCGGCATCGACCCGCTCGTCGGGGCGACCGGGTTCACCGTCGCGACGGCGCTCGGGATGGGCACCCTCCAACTCCGGGCCAAACAGCAGATGGATACGCTCATCGGCGCAGTCTGGGCGGCCGGGATGGCGCTCGGGATCCTCTTCGTCTACCTGACGCCCGGGTTTGCTCCCGACCTCTTCTCCTACCTCTTCGGGAATATCCTCCTCGTGCCGCGGGGAGATATCCTGCTGATGGCGGTCCTCACCGCCGTTATCGTCGCCGTCGTAGCCCTCCTCTACCGGGAGCTGCAAGCGGTCACCTTCGACCCGGATTACGCGACGGTGATGAACCTGCCGGTAGAGCGGCTCTCGCTCCTCCTCCTTGTCCTGATAGCGCTGACGGTGGTGATGCTGATTCGGGTGGTGGGGATCATCCTCGTGATCGCGCTCCTCACGCTCCCGGCGGCGATCAGCCGCCTCTATGCCACCCGTATCTGGAGCATGATGCTCGGGGCCGTCGTCCTCGGCATCGTCTTCACCGTGGCGGGGATATGGCTCTCATACCTCGCGAACGTCCCGTCTGGGGCGACGATCATCCTCGTGAGCACGCTTGCGTATGCGGGCGCTCTCGGGGTCGAACGCCTCCGGGAGGGCGAGTAACAGGACAAACCGGTGCGCTTATGCCGGCGTACGCAAGAGTTGAGTGACGATATGGATCCGATCATCGAAGAGGGATACGCCCGGCTCCTCGAGACCGTCGGGGATCTGCAGGCGAAGAAGGAAGAGTCGGCCAAGGAACTCCGAGAGAAGACCGGAGCGCTCGTTGCTCGGATGGCCGCCGATACGGCGCCGGCCGTGAAGAAGATCGGGCTTGAAATGCTCTGGCGCGCGAAGCGGGAGGCGTCCGGGGAACTCTACGACCAGGAGTTCTACGAGAAGAAGATGATCGTCCTCGGGAAGGCCGACCCGCTCCCGTACCGCCCCGACGACCCGAGTAAGCCTATCGATACCCAGATATGCGTTCTCGATGAGGATGGAAAGTTCTGCGAGGTGATGTACACCACCACCGAGATCCGGGTCGACTCCTACACGAACGCTCTCACGCCGGAGGAGGCGGTCGATCTCTACGGCTACGACCTCGTCTTCATGCTCTACCGGGCGCTGTATGAGTATGTGGAGAAAGAAGAGGAACTGACTGCCGCGCTCGCACGGGCGCTTGAGTACATCGCCCCCTCTGAATAACTTTTTTCTGGAGCGCTGCACTCAAGTGCCCGTGCGGTGGACCGTTGGTGGGCTGCCGGAAGCGTGAGCACTGAAGGTTGCGAGAGGGCTTACCCCGCCCGGCCTCCGGCCTCCTCGATCGCCCCCCCGAGGGCGGGGACAGTGCGTGGCGATATCCAAGAGAAATCGGTTAACGGATTGAGCAAGCGGGTCAACCCGTCAGCCGGAGAAGGTATACCTGCAGAAGTCGTTCCGATGCTGTCCCGAACGCCTCCTGTGCCCATCGACAACGTGATCGCTCCCCGCGATCACGCTTTCCGTGTCTTCCTCACCGGTGCCCGAAGAGCGGGAACATCGGTTCCATGACGTCGTGGCCGGCACCCAGCGCCGTGAGCGGATACGTGCGCGTGTACTTCTCGCCGGCGGTGTTCTCGTAGGTGACGACTGCTTTCGCCTTCGAGACCATGGATGCAAGCCCGAACCCGGACATCTCGTCCGGTCCGAGTGAGGGGATATCGAACTCGACATCGATCGGGACAAGAGCGACGTGGATGTTCCGGGCCTCTGCGGTGCCCGTGTTGGTGATGACGACCTCCCGAGCATTCTCCGAGAGTTCTGCGGCGATGAGCGGGTAGTTGCTGGTCTCCCCCATGATGCGGAAACTCATCAGGAGAACGAGCACGAAGACCAGCGCGATGAGAGCGAAGAAGGGGTCGATGACGAGCAGACCGAGCGTTATGAGGCCGCCCGCAACCAGGATGATCTTCTGGTTCTTATCCATGCTAAATGGGTTGGTTCGCCGGGGATTATAAGAGTAGGTTTAGAGTGGCGACGGCGGGATACGATCCGGAGGCGCATACCGACGGCCGCCGCGCGCTCGGTCCAGCTCAATGGGCAACATGACCATATACCGTCGTGGCGAAGTACTACAGAGAGACAGTATGCTTGAGTTGAAGTTCGTTCGTGCACACCCCGAGATCGTCAGGGCAGACCTCACGAAGAGAGGAGATACCGAGAAACTGGCTTGGGTCGACGAGGTGCTGGAGATGGACCGGAGAGCACGGGAACTCACCGTGGCGATCGGAGACCTGCGCAACCGGAGGAACACTATATCCCGGGAGATCAGCAAAGCGAGAAAAGCGGGAGAAGATACCGCGGCGCTCCTCTCCGAGGCGGCAGGGCTCCCCGCGCGGATCAAGGAGGCGGAGACGGAGCGCGATACGCTCACCGAAGGGGTCAGGTACCGCCTGATGCGGCTCCCGAACATCCTGCATGAGAGCGTTCCCATCGGCAAGGACGATACCGAGAACGTCGAGATCCGGCGGTGGGGCGAGCCGCGGGTCCCGGCGTTCGACCTGAAGAACCACGGCGCTCTCGCCGTCGAGCACGACTGGGCTGACTTTGAACGCGCAGTCAAGATCTCGGGCGCCGGGTTTTACTTCCTGAAGGGAAGGCTCGCCCTGCTCGATATGGCGCTCCAGCGGTTTGCGATGGACCTCCTCGTTGCGCGCGGCTACACTCCGATAATCCCGCCGTACATGATGAACCGGGCCGCATACGAGGGCGTGACCGACCTTGCCGACTTCGAGAACGTCATGTACAAGATCGAGAGCGAGGACGAGTACCTCATCGCGACGAGCGAGCACCCGATGGCCGCGATGTACAGCGACGAGATCTTTGAGGAGAAGGACCTGCCGCTTCGATTGGCGGGCGTGAGCCCGTGCTTCCGGCGCGAGATCGGGGCGCACGGGCTTGATACGAAGGGGCTCTTCCGGGTCCACCAGTTCCACAAGGTGGAGCAGTTCATCTACTGTATGCCGGAGCAGTCCTGGGACCTCCACGAGGAACTGATGGCGAACGCCGAGGAGGTCTTCCAGCAGCTCGGCCTCCCCTACAGGGTCGTCTCGATCTGCACGGGCGACATCGGGACCGTCGCCGCGAAGAAGTACGACCTCGAGGTCTGGATGCCGCGCGAGGAGCGTTACCGCGAGGCGGTATCGTGCTCGAACTGCACGGCCTACCAGGCGGTCAGGCTGAACATCAAGGTCCGCGACCCCACCGAGTTCACCGAGAAACGCTACGTGCATACCCTGAACAGCACCGCGATCGCGACGTCGCGCGCGATCCGGGCGATCCTCGAGAACTACCAGAACGAGGACGGCTCGGTCACGATCCCGAAACCCCTCAGACCGTATCTCTACGGCGAAGAGACGCTGTAGAAGGGCCGGCAACAGTTTTCCGGCAAGTGCAGGATGCCGGGAACAATTACTTTTTTCGCAATCCGGCTATCTCGCTCACCAGCATCCTATAGACCCGGTGTTTCTCGGTGACGTACTGCGTCCCGTCGAGGAGTTCAACAGGCGAAAAGCGGAGTACCTTCTCCTCCCCGCCCCTACACCGGACGGTAAACGTCCGCGGTTGGGCCGACAGGGGCCGGACGGTTCTCGGTCAGACCCGAAGAGTTGTTCCTGCCGATTAACAGCCCTGGACCGATGCCTGCCGACAGATATGAATCATGCGTCCCTCAGGAAGAAAGAGATATCATATAACCTGAAAACAGCATTAAAATGTCTATGCCCCGCCCTCTATATACCAAACCATATATACTCCTTCTCATCGGTATCGCCATAACCGCGGCCGCCCTCTCCTTCGGGTGCATGCAGAACGCCGGACCCATGCAGGAAGCAGGTGACCTCAACCGGAGCACCCCGCCCTCGGCGATAGCCTCCGACCTCGAGTCGATCGTCTCGACCGGAGTCCGAAATGCCGGTGTCCCCGGCACCCTGATCGAGATCTCAACGCCGGAATGGACCTGGAACTACGCGGCCGGCAACGCCTCGCTCTCCCCCGCGGTGCCGGCGACACCGGAGATGCGGTTCATCGTCGCGAGCGTGACAAAGACCTTCACGAGCGTCGCGATCCAGCAGCTCGCCGAGGACGGAAAACTCGCGCTCGACGATCCCATCGACCGCTGGCTCCCGACGGACGTGGCGGAGGAGATCCCGGAGAGTGGCATGATAACGATCCGCCAGCTCCTCGACCACACGAGCGGCATCGCGGACTACGACGAGGACGCGATCGTCCTCGAAGAGTACAGGAGTCCCAATACCCCGGTCCCCTACCGGGAAGGGATGCGGCAGGGCCTCAATGCCGGCCTCCTGTACTCGCCGGGAACGAGCTACACCTACTCGAACGTGAACTACATCCTCCTGACGCTGATCATCGATGAGGCGGCCGGCATTCCCTATGAAGACTACGTCACCCGGAATATCCTCGTCCCGGCGGGGATGAACGATACGTTCGTCCACCGGACCAACCACATACCCGGGCCGCACATGCGGGCCCAGGAGAGCGAAGCGGACGGCACCATCATGGACTTCAGCGACCTCTATCTCCAGTTCGACCGGGGCGCCGGGGATATCGTGAGCACGACGGCCGATCTCAACAGGTTCCACCGGGCACTCCGTTCGGGAGAGTTGATCAGCCCGGCGTCGCTCGCTGCGATGGAGAATACTTCTCCGCAGTCCCGAAAGACCGGAGAGGTGCCCGGTCTTGGGGAGATGAGCGTCGGATGCGGTTATGGATACTTTACGCAACAGAACGCATCGGAGGGCCTGACCCTCTACGGCCACACCGGCGGGTACTACGGCTCGTACACGATACTCTACTACTGGGCCGAGAAGGACACCTACATCGCCATGAACAGCAACTCTGCAGCAAAAGCAGGCACGATAAATGAGGAGGTCCTCGCCACGGTCCTCCGGTACCTCAAGGAAGGGACGACGGCCGAGCAGTAGGCCGACCCCCGGCACGCCCCCCACCTCACGGGATCGTCAGGACGACCCGCTCCCGCGTCACCCTCCCGGCGATGAAGCGGGCGAGGGCGAGGAGCCCTATCCCGGCGGCCGCAAGGACCGCCTCCGTCGCCAGCGAGAGGCCTGGCCCGCCCGGTGCGACCTCTTGGAGCGCGATGATGAGGAAGACGAACCCGAAGATAAATACGAACCCGAGGATCTGGTTCTCCCGCATCCCGAGCGCGAGCTGGGCCGCGCCGATGAGCCCGGCCGAGGCGGCGACCCAGACCGGGACGACGGCCGCGATGTGGAGGAGAAGCAGGGGTTCGGCGGCGATCTGGATGCCGGTGAGGGTTGAGACCGTCGCGGCGGTCACTGCGGCCGAGACCAGGGTCATCAGGTACGCCGGCACGGCGACCCCGGCGGCCTTCCCCTCCCAGAGGCGGCGGAGAGAGACCGGGGTGCAGAGGAGCGTCTCGATGGTGCCGTCCCGCTTCTCACGGAGGAAGGCGTCGGCGCAGAAGATGTAGCCCATGAAGACCCCGACCGGGAGGGTGATCGCGGCGATACCGCCGGCGAGGACTGCGGCATCTTCACCGACACCCACGGCGATCCCGAAGGCCGACATGACCGGGAACCATATAGCGAAGATGAGCCCGGTGACGAGGACGCTCCGGTTCCGGAGGGCGAGCCGCATCTCCCGGCCGGCGATGACGGAAAACGTGTTCATGCCCCGCCCTCCGCCGGAGCGACATGTTCAAGGTAGATCTCTTCAAGCGACCTGGACGACCGGCGGACCTCCTCGATACGGAAGTTAGCGCCGACGAGGGCCGCGACGAGGTCCGGGGTCGCGCCGGGGTCGGAGAGCGTGCAGAGGAGGCCGTCGCCGTCCGCCTCGCACCCTGCGACGAACGGCAGCCCGGCGATCGCCGCCGACGCACGGATGGAGTCGCCCGGGTCGGCGAATGCGACCGTCACGGCCGGACGGTCCGAGGCGGCGGTGAGGTGCGCCACCGAGTCGAAGGCCCGTATCCTGCCCCCGGCGAGGATCGCGACCGAGGAGCAGATCCGCTGGACCTCGTCGAGGTGGTGGGAGTTTAAGAAGACGGTCATCTCCTCCCGCCGGGAGAGTTCGAGGATGAGGTCGCGCACCATCCTCTGCGCGCCGGGGTCGAGGCCGGAGGACGGTTCGTCGAGGAAGACGACCTCCGGCCGGTGGAGAATGGCCCGGGCGATCCCGAGTTTCCGTTTCATGCCGGTCGAGAACGTCCCGACCGGGTCGTCCCGCCGGTCGGCGAGGCCGACGAGCGTGAGGAGTTCCTCGATCCGCTCTGCAGGGTCGTCGAAGCCGTAGAGCCCGGCGTAGTAGGCGAGGTTGCCGACAGCACTCATCCGGTCGGAGAGGCCGTTGTTCTCGAAGAGCACCCCGACCCTTCGGCGTGCGTCGTCGTCGGCGGCGAGGTCTCTCCCGAGGACCCGGACCTCCCCCGCATCGGGAGCGAGAAGGCCGAGCAGGATCCTGACGGTCGTGGTCTTCCCGGCGCCGTTCGGGCCCAGATAGCCGAAGATCTCGCCATGACCGACGGTAAACGAGACGTCGCGGAGGATCTCGCGGCCGTCGAAGGACCGCGAGAGGTGCCTGACCTCGACGGCGTTCATGCCCGCCGCCTCCGCCGGCATCGCATGGTGCAGGGTTGAGCGGGACCAGGTAATAACATGAAGATCAATTCCCGGCCGCGGGGCATCAAACCACCGGTTTTTGCAGAAAAGCGATCTGTTAGATGCAGGTGGGGTGCGGGATAGACGGACCTTGCTTCCCCCAATCGCATATCGCCATGCACGATTTTCCACCGGATATCGCATCCGGGGGGTGGGAGCCGGGGAGTGCGACCGAAGAGAGCATGAGAAACTCGAAGAGTTTCGATGGGGGCCGCCCCCTCCCCTAAAGGAACGCCGTGCCCGGGAATGCGAATGTTCCAGACCCCAGTTTCCGGGTTGATATGGTTCAATCATTCAAAAACACTTGTGGCCGTGAGGAGGACCCGTTCACGGCCCAGGTGACAGAAAAACCGAATGTGCAGGGACTCCCATCAGATGCGTTGAGAGTTTACAGTCAGTTCTGGGATGCGCCCACTGGCTGACCATGCTTTGACATGGTTGAAAGCACTGAGGGTATTTATTGAACTTGACAGGCATCTCTACCCGGTTAAACAATATGTATAAACTTTCCAAACAGCGATTATAAAAATATGAATAGGCACGAGCATGTTACAATAGGCATTCTTGCTTTTTAGCGTATAACCTTCCTCTTTATTTTATTGCTGATAAAATACCCAATGGTTTCATTTTTGGACTCCTTGCAGTTGCTGTTGGCTCGATAACCCCCGATATTTTAGAGCCCGCCACATCGTGGAAACACCGAGGTCACTGCCATAGTAAACGTGCTCTCAAATATGTTTTTATAATCGGTGCGATTACCGCACTCCTAGGATATATCTCCATAATTTCCACATATTTCCCCATAATATATGTGATATCAGGTTTTTTCCTTGGATATTTATTCCATCTTCTAGCTGATTCGATAACTCCAATGGGTCTCCCGGATTAGGAAATTACTCATGAGGTCGTCCCAAAATGCCTCTGCCGGGAGGGGGTGTCCCCCTCCCGGTCCCTCCCCCAGGGCGATACCCGGAGGAAAGCCGTGTCAGCAATTTGACGCCATATAATGCTCAATTCTCCGAAACTGTGCGTAAGAGTGCTCTACATCTGGTGGATCTTCGATCACCGAACACTTTCG is a window of Methanoculleus sp. 7T DNA encoding:
- a CDS encoding tRNA (N(6)-L-threonylcarbamoyladenosine(37)-C(2))-methylthiotransferase yields the protein MESYGCTYNHADARRLEAILEGLGCTLTGPDEADAVVINTCTVIGATERKMLRRMAAFADRDLYVTGCMPLVQMELIRSVCTPHVIRPDEIHERYGGVDSRGAGAIGVVQVASGCVGRCSYCITRLARGRLKSAPAEEVLDAVRSLVASGAYEIQLTGQDVAAWGLDLGESLPGLLQEIAEIPGRFAVRLGMMHPASVLGILDALIDAYASDKVFRFLHLPVQSGSDAVLERMQRGYRAADVVGIVDAFRERYPDMMISSDFITGFPGETDEDFRQTVDLLWRAAFVKVNITRYSRRPGTPAAALKNLPERVRTERSGALLRQANRIYDRYNERWIGRETPVVATEKHAPGSTVCRNPCYLNVVVEEDLPFGFSGRAVIVENRRHYVVGELVRQV
- the serS gene encoding serine--tRNA ligase, whose amino-acid sequence is MLELKFVRAHPEIVRADLTKRGDTEKLAWVDEVLEMDRRARELTVAIGDLRNRRNTISREISKARKAGEDTAALLSEAAGLPARIKEAETERDTLTEGVRYRLMRLPNILHESVPIGKDDTENVEIRRWGEPRVPAFDLKNHGALAVEHDWADFERAVKISGAGFYFLKGRLALLDMALQRFAMDLLVARGYTPIIPPYMMNRAAYEGVTDLADFENVMYKIESEDEYLIATSEHPMAAMYSDEIFEEKDLPLRLAGVSPCFRREIGAHGLDTKGLFRVHQFHKVEQFIYCMPEQSWDLHEELMANAEEVFQQLGLPYRVVSICTGDIGTVAAKKYDLEVWMPREERYREAVSCSNCTAYQAVRLNIKVRDPTEFTEKRYVHTLNSTAIATSRAIRAILENYQNEDGSVTIPKPLRPYLYGEETL
- a CDS encoding metal ABC transporter ATP-binding protein, which encodes MSAPVLEVDDVWVRLRGQTVLEGVSLAINPDDFYAIIGPNGGGKTTLLRVILGLLTPCRGEVRILGGTDAAMRKNLGYVPQFRTFDFQYPITVREMVLSGRLGHIIRRPRRYDAEDHARAEEALETMRIDELADRQIQDLSGGEQQRAIIARALVGDPKVLLLDEPTVYVDAPTEAQFYGILDRLRDRMAIVLVTHDIGVLPDHVTRVACLNRRLYTHDSNEITPDMLEAAYHCPVDLIAHGIPHRVFSEHSREE
- a CDS encoding metal ABC transporter permease, yielding MLEVFGFEFFRNALLAGVLASVACGVIGTYVVVRRMVSVSGGISHAAFGGIGLGYYLGIDPLVGATGFTVATALGMGTLQLRAKQQMDTLIGAVWAAGMALGILFVYLTPGFAPDLFSYLFGNILLVPRGDILLMAVLTAVIVAVVALLYRELQAVTFDPDYATVMNLPVERLSLLLLVLIALTVVMLIRVVGIILVIALLTLPAAISRLYATRIWSMMLGAVVLGIVFTVAGIWLSYLANVPSGATIILVSTLAYAGALGVERLREGE
- the nadA gene encoding quinolinate synthase NadA; translated protein: MEKEIRALKAEKNAIVMAHNYQPLEIQALADVVGDSLELAVKAKEAEADLIVICGVRFMAETAKILNPERKVVIPVQDAGCPLADYLTPDLIREAKRRHPDAAVVVYVNSTAESKALADVTCTSANAVRVVASLPNETIIFGPDSNLASYVQRELPEKTIIPVPPGGHCYVHTGFTLADVEAARRRGGIVVCHPECRPEVQDQADLIASTGGMVRGAAGAGDEPWSVFTEREMVSRLRVLYPDRVFYEKPEAVCADMKKISLADLKRALEREEHEVVLPWDVMDRARRAIERMIAVGT
- a CDS encoding metal ABC transporter solute-binding protein, Zn/Mn family codes for the protein MGSQNRGNITPCSRVAAVFVVLLLAAATAGCTGADRQQQDGKVVVAVTIPPEQEFVERVGGDRVRVILLVPPGADPHTYEPPPGVLADVAEADLYAAVGSGIEFELAWKDKIAALNPDMLVVDCSRGVDLISADEGGHRGTDPHIWLSPRNAKIMVENIRQGLIEVDQANADEYRRNADAYLKDLDALDAEIAGALATSGVKKIMVYHASWAYLTRDYGLVEIPIESEGKEPSPQRIEDLITQAKEEHIRVIFASPEHSTRSAEVIADEIGGSVVQVSPLAKDYLANMRHVASAFAGSGNP
- the nadX gene encoding aspartate dehydrogenase, giving the protein MIKIGLLGCGNVGHIIATHAESIRIVAVFDIIPGRAEELAALCHARPYTDFDAFMQEDFSIVVEAASVGAVKLYGEAVLRSGRDLVVLSGGALADEEFRESLIEVARGMGKKIRIPSGAIIGLDNLKIGQVSPPKKLLLRTTKPPASLGMTAETKMEIFKGLAHDCIKQYPKNINVAVALGLAAGRDADVELWVDPAIERNIHEIFVEGDFGDIYVRVRNVPSPDNPATSYMAALSILTLLKNLENPLVVGT
- a CDS encoding metal-dependent transcriptional regulator, with product MQEITGHELSPKKAEYLKYIYTQGSVVKTTDVAAHFSVAPSTATKALAEIAKAGYIEHTPYHGVRLTPLGTEYARFLFRRHRIVALVLSRYGLEPAEACREAKKIEQCVSKDLTNRICTSLGHPMMSVCGEIEHDHCCCCPPKNQNE